One window of Quercus robur chromosome 12, dhQueRobu3.1, whole genome shotgun sequence genomic DNA carries:
- the LOC126710396 gene encoding uncharacterized protein LOC126710396 isoform X1 produces MNKEENLRKQKDNKLLEMGFKSVYKCLQEIFPKVDSRLLRAVAIENSKDADQAVDVVLKEIIPYLSSQFGGPVNPHEDFLTSVSPPEDNEVESEDQVVLLRQQQRTVDKADVGLSSELRSIASDDAKVTEDIGGALHVDSTTLVEVQNDSMDLDFYDANDGNDQSCGHTENEEVILIGMTHENSAKVGLNEMVHVTSSALLDEGNNDQKHCCENTESDELITWGAWKENHIKVGSEQTHPGMTTALINEKDGVRGLDVPVADDLDVVICLKSDEEESCLDSTKVRMPMAQLFTSSVEEKSSVSSVCVKAKIGSEPSVTECHAQVSSGSADVTSKQDYFVGDMSDIEDEPTTGTVVTRSGQVCNLDLLEEIIEDAKNNKKTLFSAMERVINMMREVELQEKAAEEAKQEASRGGLNILVEVEDLKQTLVHAKEANNMHAGEVYGEKSILATEVRELQSRVLSLADERDKSLAILNEMHQSLEARLSIAEEMRKAAEQERLDKEKSARKALAEQNAIMEKVLQESKILKEEAEENSKLREFLIDRGHIVDMLQGEISVICQDVSLLKEKFDDRVPLSKSVSSSQTSCILAASGTSVKSIVSGLVPEGTLASSGSSVKSMESDMVSEHSLASSGSSLKSEAPVLVTEQGKSSETPKRTSPTPSVDSLSPKSRPEVEGTKADHQALLDDGWDFFDKDAEFDI; encoded by the exons ATGAATAAAGAAGAGAATTTGAGGAAACAAaaag ataacaagttattggagATGGGTTTCAAGTCAGTTTACAAATGCTTACAGGAGATATTTCCAAAG GTTGATTCTCGCTTGCTGAGGGCTGTAGCTATTGAAAATTCCAAGGATGCTGATCAAGCTGTGGATGTTGTTCTTAAGGAGATAATCCCTTATTTGTCCAGTCAGTTTGGTGGTCCTGTTAATCCTCATGAAGATTTTTTGACTAGTGTTAGTCCTCCTGAGGATAATGAAG TTGAATCTGAGGACCAGGTTGTCTTGTTGAGACAGCAGCAGCGGACAGTTGACAAAGCAGATGTGGGGCTGTCTTCAGAACTACGTTCAATTGCTAGTGATGATGCCAAGGTAACTGAGGATATAGGTGGGGCACTTCATGTGGACTCAACAACTTTGGTTGAAGTGCAGAATGATTCTATGGATTTAGATTTCTATGATGCAAATGATGGTAATGATCAATCATGTGGCCATACTGAGAATGAGGAAGTGATTTTAATTGGGATGACTCATGAAAACAGTGCCAAAGTGGGGTTGAATGAGATGGTCCATGTCACATCAAGTGCTTTGTTGGATGAAGGAAACAATGACCAGAAACACTGTTGTGAAAATACTGAAAGTGATGAACTGATTACTTGGGGAGCTTGGAAAGAAAATCATATCAAAGTTGGGTCAGAGCAGACCCACCCTGGCATGACAACTgctttgataaatgaaaaagatgGTGTCAGAGGTCTTGACGTTCCTGTGGCTGATGACTTGGATGTGGTTATTTGTCTAAAAAGTGATGAAGAAGAATCATGTTTAGATAGCACTAAGGTGAGGATGCCTATGGCTCAGCTCTTTACTTCATCTGTTGAAGAAAAGTCATCAGTTTCTTCAGTATGTGTTAAGGCAAAAATTGGTTCTGAACCTTCTGTTACTGAGTGCCATGCACAAGTGTCCAGTGGTTCTGCTGATGTTACTTCCAAGCAAGACTATTTTGTTGGTGACATGAGTGATATTGAGGATGAGCCTACAACTGGCACTGTTGTTACCCGATCTGGCCAAGTATGTAATCTTGATCTTCTTGAAGAGATCATTGAAGATGCCAAAAATAACAAG AAAACCTTGTTTTCAGCTATGGAGAGAGTTATCAACATGATGAGAGAAGTGGAACTTCAGGAGAAAGCTGCCGAAGAAGCCAAACAGGAAGCTTCTAGAGGTGGACTGAATATTCTGGTCGAGGTGGAGGATCTGAAACAGACGTTGGTGCATGCAAAGGAAGCAAATAACATG CATGCGGGAGAAGTGTATGGAGAGAAGTCGATTTTAGCGACTGAAGTGAGGGAACTTCAATCTCGCGTACTCAGCTTGGCTGATGAAAGGGACAAATCCCTTGCAATTCTCAATGAG ATGCACCAAAGCCTAGAAGCACGATTATCTATCGCAGAAGAGATGAGGAAAGCAGCTGAGCAGGAAAGGCTAGATAAAGAAAAATCTGCACGAAAAGCTCTTGCCGAACAAAATGCTATAATGGAGAAGGTGCTTCAGGAGTCAAAGATACTAAAAGAGGAGGCAGAGGAGAATTCCAAG TTGCGGGAGTTTCTAATAGACCGTGGTCACATTGTTGATATGTTGCA AGGAGAAATTTCTGTTATTTGTCAGGATGTGAGTCTACTGAAAGAGAAGTTTGACGACCGTGTTCCATTAAGCAAATCTGTTTCCTCAAGCCAGACTAGTTGCATCTTAGCTGCTTCTGGCACATCTGTGAAAAGCATTGTATCTGGTCTGGTTCCTGAGGGCACTTTAGCTTCTTCAGGCTCATCTGTGAAAAGCATGGAATCTGATATGGTTTCTGAGCACAGTTTAGCTTCTTCAGGTTCATCCCTTAAAAGCGAGGCACCTGTTTTGGTTACTGAGCAAGGGAAGTCATCTGAGACGCCAAAGAGGACAAGCCCAACACCCTCTGTTGACAGCCTATCACCAAAAAGTAGACCTGAAGTGGAAGGAACCAAAGCTGATCACCAAGCACTTTTGGATGATGGGTGGGATTTTTTTGACAAAGATGCAGAATTCGACATCTGA
- the LOC126710397 gene encoding small polypeptide DEVIL 14, with the protein MAANTFSSTRSLKVRSWQRCSKQVRERRARLYLIWRCTVILLCWHD; encoded by the coding sequence ATGGCAGCTAACACATTCTCATCAACAAGGAGTTTGAAGGTTCGATCATGGCAACGATGCTCAAAGCAAGTTAGAGAGCGGCGGGCACGGCTCTATCTCATATGGAGATGTACAGTGATTCTCCTATGTTGGCATGACTAA
- the LOC126710396 gene encoding uncharacterized protein LOC126710396 isoform X2, whose protein sequence is MGFKSVYKCLQEIFPKVDSRLLRAVAIENSKDADQAVDVVLKEIIPYLSSQFGGPVNPHEDFLTSVSPPEDNEVESEDQVVLLRQQQRTVDKADVGLSSELRSIASDDAKVTEDIGGALHVDSTTLVEVQNDSMDLDFYDANDGNDQSCGHTENEEVILIGMTHENSAKVGLNEMVHVTSSALLDEGNNDQKHCCENTESDELITWGAWKENHIKVGSEQTHPGMTTALINEKDGVRGLDVPVADDLDVVICLKSDEEESCLDSTKVRMPMAQLFTSSVEEKSSVSSVCVKAKIGSEPSVTECHAQVSSGSADVTSKQDYFVGDMSDIEDEPTTGTVVTRSGQVCNLDLLEEIIEDAKNNKKTLFSAMERVINMMREVELQEKAAEEAKQEASRGGLNILVEVEDLKQTLVHAKEANNMHAGEVYGEKSILATEVRELQSRVLSLADERDKSLAILNEMHQSLEARLSIAEEMRKAAEQERLDKEKSARKALAEQNAIMEKVLQESKILKEEAEENSKLREFLIDRGHIVDMLQGEISVICQDVSLLKEKFDDRVPLSKSVSSSQTSCILAASGTSVKSIVSGLVPEGTLASSGSSVKSMESDMVSEHSLASSGSSLKSEAPVLVTEQGKSSETPKRTSPTPSVDSLSPKSRPEVEGTKADHQALLDDGWDFFDKDAEFDI, encoded by the exons ATGGGTTTCAAGTCAGTTTACAAATGCTTACAGGAGATATTTCCAAAG GTTGATTCTCGCTTGCTGAGGGCTGTAGCTATTGAAAATTCCAAGGATGCTGATCAAGCTGTGGATGTTGTTCTTAAGGAGATAATCCCTTATTTGTCCAGTCAGTTTGGTGGTCCTGTTAATCCTCATGAAGATTTTTTGACTAGTGTTAGTCCTCCTGAGGATAATGAAG TTGAATCTGAGGACCAGGTTGTCTTGTTGAGACAGCAGCAGCGGACAGTTGACAAAGCAGATGTGGGGCTGTCTTCAGAACTACGTTCAATTGCTAGTGATGATGCCAAGGTAACTGAGGATATAGGTGGGGCACTTCATGTGGACTCAACAACTTTGGTTGAAGTGCAGAATGATTCTATGGATTTAGATTTCTATGATGCAAATGATGGTAATGATCAATCATGTGGCCATACTGAGAATGAGGAAGTGATTTTAATTGGGATGACTCATGAAAACAGTGCCAAAGTGGGGTTGAATGAGATGGTCCATGTCACATCAAGTGCTTTGTTGGATGAAGGAAACAATGACCAGAAACACTGTTGTGAAAATACTGAAAGTGATGAACTGATTACTTGGGGAGCTTGGAAAGAAAATCATATCAAAGTTGGGTCAGAGCAGACCCACCCTGGCATGACAACTgctttgataaatgaaaaagatgGTGTCAGAGGTCTTGACGTTCCTGTGGCTGATGACTTGGATGTGGTTATTTGTCTAAAAAGTGATGAAGAAGAATCATGTTTAGATAGCACTAAGGTGAGGATGCCTATGGCTCAGCTCTTTACTTCATCTGTTGAAGAAAAGTCATCAGTTTCTTCAGTATGTGTTAAGGCAAAAATTGGTTCTGAACCTTCTGTTACTGAGTGCCATGCACAAGTGTCCAGTGGTTCTGCTGATGTTACTTCCAAGCAAGACTATTTTGTTGGTGACATGAGTGATATTGAGGATGAGCCTACAACTGGCACTGTTGTTACCCGATCTGGCCAAGTATGTAATCTTGATCTTCTTGAAGAGATCATTGAAGATGCCAAAAATAACAAG AAAACCTTGTTTTCAGCTATGGAGAGAGTTATCAACATGATGAGAGAAGTGGAACTTCAGGAGAAAGCTGCCGAAGAAGCCAAACAGGAAGCTTCTAGAGGTGGACTGAATATTCTGGTCGAGGTGGAGGATCTGAAACAGACGTTGGTGCATGCAAAGGAAGCAAATAACATG CATGCGGGAGAAGTGTATGGAGAGAAGTCGATTTTAGCGACTGAAGTGAGGGAACTTCAATCTCGCGTACTCAGCTTGGCTGATGAAAGGGACAAATCCCTTGCAATTCTCAATGAG ATGCACCAAAGCCTAGAAGCACGATTATCTATCGCAGAAGAGATGAGGAAAGCAGCTGAGCAGGAAAGGCTAGATAAAGAAAAATCTGCACGAAAAGCTCTTGCCGAACAAAATGCTATAATGGAGAAGGTGCTTCAGGAGTCAAAGATACTAAAAGAGGAGGCAGAGGAGAATTCCAAG TTGCGGGAGTTTCTAATAGACCGTGGTCACATTGTTGATATGTTGCA AGGAGAAATTTCTGTTATTTGTCAGGATGTGAGTCTACTGAAAGAGAAGTTTGACGACCGTGTTCCATTAAGCAAATCTGTTTCCTCAAGCCAGACTAGTTGCATCTTAGCTGCTTCTGGCACATCTGTGAAAAGCATTGTATCTGGTCTGGTTCCTGAGGGCACTTTAGCTTCTTCAGGCTCATCTGTGAAAAGCATGGAATCTGATATGGTTTCTGAGCACAGTTTAGCTTCTTCAGGTTCATCCCTTAAAAGCGAGGCACCTGTTTTGGTTACTGAGCAAGGGAAGTCATCTGAGACGCCAAAGAGGACAAGCCCAACACCCTCTGTTGACAGCCTATCACCAAAAAGTAGACCTGAAGTGGAAGGAACCAAAGCTGATCACCAAGCACTTTTGGATGATGGGTGGGATTTTTTTGACAAAGATGCAGAATTCGACATCTGA
- the LOC126709038 gene encoding probable glutathione peroxidase 4 — translation MGGNQSVPEKSIHEFTVKDAKGKDVDLSIYKGKVLLVVNVASKCGFTDSNYTQLTEVYSKYKDKGLEILAFPCNQFLHQEPATSQEVQEFACTRYKAEYPIFQKIRCNGSDTAPVYKFLKSSKTGFAGSRIKWNFTKFLLDGEGRVIQRYGSSISPLSIEGDIKKALGIA, via the exons ATGGGTGGTAATCAGTCTGTCCCAGAAAAATCTATCCATGAGTTCACTGTCAag GATGCTAAGGGCAAAGATGTGGACCTTAGCATTTATAAAGGCAAAGTGCTTCTTGTGGTTAACGTTGCTTCCAAATG TGGGTTTACAGACTCGAATTACACCCAGTTGACTGAGGTTTAcagcaaatacaaggacaaag GTCTAGAAATCTTGGCATTTCCATGTAATCAATTTTTGCACCAAGAGCCTGCTACAAGCCAGGAGGTACAAGAATTTGCCTGCACGCGATACAAAGCTGAATATCCAATATTTCAAAAG ATACGTTGCAATGGATCGGATACCGCGCCTGTCTACAAGTTCCTCAAATCAAGTAAAACTGGATTCGCGGGGTCTAGGATAAAGTGGAATTTCACCAAGTTCTTATTGGATGGGGAAGGCCGTGTCATTCAACGCTATGGCTCATCCATTTCTCCTTTGTCCATTGAG GGTGACATCAAGAAAGCATTGGGAATTGCATGA